GGGCGCAACCTGGTGACGGACTTCGACGAGGTGCTGCGGATGGAGCGCAGCTACATCGCGGAGTGGTCGCTCTGGCTGGACGTGCGCATCATGCTGCGCACCCTGGTGGTGGTGCTGCGCGGGGAAGGGGCGTACTGAGATGAAGGTGGCGCTGGTCACCGACTGGATGGACACGTACGGTGGTGGCGAGCGCGTGCTGTACGAGCTGCACCGCATGTTCCCCGACGCGCCCATCTACACTGCGGTGTACGACGCGCGCAAAACGCTGCCGGCGCTGCGCGCGGCAAAGGTGGTGACCTCCTTCATCCAGCGCATCCCGCTGGTGCGCCGCAGCCACATGGCGTTCCTGCCGCTGATGCCGATGGCGTTCGAGGAGTTCGACTTCTCCGCCTTCGACGTCGTGATCTCGGTGAGCACCGCCTGCGCCAAGGGGATCGTCACCCGGCCGGGCACCCTGCACGTCTGCTACTGCAACACCCCCTGCCGCTACATCTGGGACCTGTATCCCGAGTACACGCGCGGCAAGCTGTATCGCCCCTTCTTCGCGCCGATCGCGCACTGGCTGCGCATCTGGGACCGCGTGTCGAGCGACCGGGTGGACCACTTCATCTCCAACTCGCGCGAGGTGGCGAGCCGCGTCCGCCGCCACTACCGCCGCGACTCGGAGGTCGTCTACCCCCCCGTGGACACCGGCGCCATCCGCCCCAACGGCCTGCCCCCCGAGGACTTCTACCTGGTGGTGTCGCGCCTCGT
This genomic window from Longimicrobium sp. contains:
- a CDS encoding glycosyltransferase, encoding MKVALVTDWMDTYGGGERVLYELHRMFPDAPIYTAVYDARKTLPALRAAKVVTSFIQRIPLVRRSHMAFLPLMPMAFEEFDFSAFDVVISVSTACAKGIVTRPGTLHVCYCNTPCRYIWDLYPEYTRGKLYRPFFAPIAHWLRIWDRVSSDRVDHFISNSREVASRVRRHYRRDSEVVYPPVDTGAIRPNGLPPEDFYLVVSRLVGYKRVDLAVQAATRLGRRLVVVGRGPEMKRLRALAGPTVELRGWAEDEEVASLYARCRGFLFPGLEDFGIAPVEAQAAGRPVVAYARGGALETVVDGVTGVFFEEQTVDSLVDGILRLEAMETDPALCRRNAERFRPEEFHRRIHAAVERERSRALAAPTDRPLLLESVGAG